Proteins found in one Nitrososphaerales archaeon genomic segment:
- a CDS encoding Snf7 family protein: MSFATRWMKSNEPGVGEKLHDAIKPAGPLKPRIEYAQRRLQLQISRLDSISHKLREKDQALFRKIVSAIQQHDTQYSSVLSNELAQIRKMTKMVSHARLALEQIQIRLSTITELGDVVVTLSPAMAVVKNVRAGLSTMMPDVDSEMGEISQMLGGILMDAGQIGGYTINFDSANEEATKIMEEAASVAENRMKEKFPDLPATVGEETTNGVVG; encoded by the coding sequence ATGTCGTTTGCAACAAGATGGATGAAATCGAATGAACCGGGTGTGGGCGAGAAGCTACATGACGCTATCAAACCCGCAGGACCATTGAAACCCCGCATAGAGTATGCTCAGAGAAGACTTCAACTGCAGATATCAAGGTTAGACTCGATATCACACAAACTTAGGGAGAAAGACCAAGCGCTCTTCAGGAAAATTGTGAGCGCAATACAGCAACATGATACTCAGTACTCTAGCGTGCTCTCTAATGAACTGGCTCAAATAAGAAAGATGACGAAGATGGTAAGCCACGCTAGACTAGCGCTAGAACAGATACAGATCAGGCTGAGTACTATAACAGAGCTCGGAGATGTGGTTGTGACGCTAAGCCCTGCAATGGCAGTTGTAAAGAACGTAAGGGCAGGTTTGTCAACGATGATGCCAGATGTCGATAGCGAGATGGGTGAGATATCGCAGATGCTTGGAGGAATACTTATGGATGCAGGGCAGATCGGAGGCTACACAATAAACTTTGATTCTGCCAACGAGGAAGCGACTAAAATAATGGAGGAAGCAGCAAGCGTAGCGGAGAACAGGATGAAAGAAAAGTTTCCTGATCTACCCGCAACCGTAGGTGAAGAGACAACAAACGGGGTGGTAGGATAA